A stretch of the Zonotrichia albicollis isolate bZonAlb1 chromosome 31, bZonAlb1.hap1, whole genome shotgun sequence genome encodes the following:
- the LOC141725736 gene encoding uncharacterized protein LOC141725736: protein MESREDKCPRQNLVEEAVLSGSTAQEANGEEKPRRCRTRRGCKRSRRGSEGERASLGREGGRRRSQSSELVLHDQLHDGEKPHTCVECGKSFRWNCDLIKHERIHTGEKPYECGECGKSFTESSSLIKHQRIHTGERPYKCSECGMCFSQSSELIRHQRTHTGERPHECSKCGKRFKTSSHLLRHYRIHREERPFQCPDCGKGFKYNSALIRHRHIHTGKRPYECDKCRKRFPTSSSVLQHYRIHTEERPFRCPDCGKGFKENSKLITHRRIHTGERPYECPQCGKSFSQSSNLTQHQRRHH, encoded by the coding sequence atggagagcagggaggacaaatgcccgcggcagaacctggtggaagaggccgttttgagcggctccacggcgcaggaagccaacggggaggaaaagccccggagatgccgcacaaggaggggctgcaaacgcagccggcggggatctgagggggaaagagccagcctgggccgggaaggcggccggagacggagccagagctcggagctggtgctccatgatcagctccatgatggggagaagccccacacatgcgtggagtgtgggaagagcttcaggtggaactgcGACCTGATCAAGCAcgagaggatccacactggggagaagccctacgagtgtggggagtgtgggaagagcttcacagagagctccagcctgatcaagcaccagaggatccacactggtgAAAGGCCGTACAAGTGTTCCGAGTGTGGGATgtgcttcagccagagctccgaactgatcaggcaccagaggacccacactggggagaggccccatgagtgttccaagtgtgggaagaggtttaagaccagctcccatctcctccggcactatcggattcacagagaggagaggcccttccaatgccccgactgcgggaagggattcaagtacAACTCCGCCCTCATCAGACACAGGCACATCCACACAGGgaagaggccctatgagtgtgataaatgcaggaagagatTTCCGACCAGCTCCAGTGTCCTCCAGCACTatcggattcacacagaggagaggcccttccgctgccccgactgcgggaagggattcaaggaGAACTCCAAgctcatcacccaccggcgcatccacactggggagaggccctacgagtgtccccagtgtgggaagagcttctcacagagctctaacttgacccaacaccaacggaggcaccactaa